Proteins from one Diprion similis isolate iyDipSimi1 chromosome 3, iyDipSimi1.1, whole genome shotgun sequence genomic window:
- the LOC124404748 gene encoding uncharacterized protein C1orf112 homolog, whose amino-acid sequence MGSQRSGSLSQTSDGYFSVDASNFQELLPRLKDFLRETDCRVQLAAIRTLLGPCVAICSPNLLGETILDDATPVARRLFFETVDRVEGLVTSATFDVLNDVRGRLEFCEDLMECWTQCLVQLCKLGKLPALQVRAVLENVVEVIKRSFEHCKTSEEAYGVLFEKVNERLTTLFRKTNEVQKLFCHILERVIVFNNDVKSELSALAKAVSVTGEICLLIDGLDTKSMAECWKGFTKIAVIYCKDLKTFSPPCVTPHLASLADAVSSSVRTIVEEADQANVARSIKLHKLLLKILHKLCGSYSGYLGNVAASAVLRLLVQLHRYSRSCLKMLNIQLEIVDSIEANFTSSIDQLLDAVITDSELKQALFTYKSNGTADDIGYYFLTVNIVNKLIATSNESERLWRKSPFDILEVAFANVNLLQEELFAGELYLGNLPLYDATLIAICGLVASTRDEDFPSLEIILLKNLLGGNLWCSLMAADVWCFIGKYASSDLCYNHIKYLLSVYEHLKNRNTSLEAVMLENLIFRLYIQSPCETKNRLIDKFETNKARFWTPLRRCISQSDKMFLYELTLLEVESIATTWETLHKQPSVENWSRLINQLSIVGTFGQYQNEDIVKTLIEIWNCLGKSMDEFDGIHLHIITQLIAVLFEATLTLQDRDKDHCTILSTLTSLVPQIAPCLRVRVSNYLKESTENFEKSGSKTVEALSNLYCSLLDDSNPWSKEEALESLAHVTSASHKELALGIVDAVAGVPKVRDSVSLYLSQTPLDSLRGFTSPESFLRQLFQVHRRSTPGNHVCTDRDESHREEKRRKLEAARGTTPGTPDDIRYRIDRLSDDIDHILSRKQDLTEFFSNRLDVIANKIISALHEG is encoded by the exons ATGGGCAGCCAACGATCAGGCTCATTATCACAGACGTCCGACGGCTACTTTTCCGTCGATGCAAGTAATTTCCAAGAACTTCTACCAAGGCTTAAA GATTTTCTTAGAGAAACTGATTGCCGAGTACAGCTGGCGGCCATCAGGACGTTGTTGGGTCCATGTGTGGCAATTTGTTCGCCAAATTTACTCGGCGAGACAATTTTAGACGACGCAACTCCTGTCGCACGACGTTTATTCTTCGAG ACCGTAGACCGGGTAGAAGGACTGGTAACGTCAGCGACATTCGATGTCCTAAATGATGTCAGAGGGAGATTGGAATTCTGTGAGGATTTGATGGAATGTTGGACTCAGTGTCTCGTCCAACTGTGCAAGCTTGGAAAATTACCTGCTTTACAAGTACGAGCGGTTTTGGAAAATGTTGTCGAAGTAATAAAACGGTCCTTCGAACATTGCAAAACAAG CGAAGAAGCTTACGGCGTTTTATTCGAAAAGGTTAACGAAAGGCTAACAACGTTGTTTCGAAAAACGAACGAGgtgcaaaaattattctgtcaTATTCTGGAACGAGTAATAGTATTTAATAACGATGTAAAATCTGAATTATCCGCTCTGGCTAAAG CTGTTAGCGTAACGGGAGAAATCTGCTTGCTGATCGACGGATTGGACACGAAAAGTATGGCAGAATGTTGGAAAGGCTTTACTAAAATCGCCGTCATTTATTGCAAGGACTTGAAGACATTTTCACCGCCTTGTGTCACTCCGCACTTGGCTTCACTCGCAGATGCAGTTTCTTCGTCTGTTCGAACGATAGTAGAA GAAGCTGACCAAGCAAACGTCGCGCGATCGATAAAGTTGCATAAACTCTTGTTGAAAATCTTGCACAAACTGTGTGGTTCATATTCTGGATATTTGGGAAACGTTGCTGCCTCAGCTGTGCTTCGACTGCTTGTCCAACTTCATAG GTATTCGCGGTCCTGTCTAAAAATGCTGAACATTCAACTTGAAATTGTCGACTCTATTGAGGCCAATTTTACATCAAGTATAGATCAATTATTAGACGCCGTTATCACCGACTCGGAACTTAAACAG GCTCTTTTCACGTACAAATCGAACGGCACGGCGGATGATattggatattattttttaaccgtAAACATAGTCAATAAACTGATTGCAACATCCAACGAATCAGAACGCCTATGGCGGAAGTCACCATTCGATATTTTGGAAGTAGCCTTTGCCAATGTCAACCTTC TACAAGAAGAACTTTTCGCGGGGGAACTTTATTTGGGAAATCTGCCGCTTTACGATGCTACTTTGATCGCGATCTGCGGACTGGTAGCATCGACGAGAGACGAGGATTTTCCATCCCTCGAAATTATCCttttgaagaatcttttgGGTGGAAATCTATGGTGTTCTCTAATGGCCGCTGACGTTTGGTGTTTCATTGGAAA GTACGCGTCTTCAGATTTATGCTACAACCACATTAAGTACTTGTTGTCTGTATATGAACATTTAAAAAACCGAAACACCTCTCTTGAGGCTGTGATGTTAGAGAATCTGATATTTCGGCTTTACATCCAATCGCCGTGTGAGACGAAAAATCGTCTGATCGACAAATTCGAGACAAATAAGGCCCGTTTTTGGACACCTTTAAGGCGCTGTATCTCACAAAGcgataaaatgtttttgtacGAGTTGACTTTGCTGGAAGTTGAAAGTATTGCCACGACCTGGGAAACCCTCCACAAGCAACCCTCCGTTGAAAATTGGTCTCGTCTT atAAACCAGTTGTCTATTGTCGGAACTTTCGGTCAATACCAAAACGAGGACATTGTCAAAACTCTAATTGAAATATGGAACTGCCTGGGGAAATCTATGGACGAGTTTGACGGTATACATTTGCATATTATCACTCAGCTAATCGCTGTTCTCTTTGAGGCGACGCTAACTCTCCAAGATCGCGACAAAGATCATTGCACT ATACTATCAACATTGACGTCTCTGGTCCCTCAAATAGCTCCATGCCTGCGAGTTCGTGTGTCGAATTACCTGAAGGAATCAAcagagaattttgaaaaaagcggCTCTAAGACGGTAGAGGCATTGTCGAATCTTTACTGTTCACTGTTGGACGATTCAAATCCGTGGAGTAAAGAGGAAGCATTGGAAAGTCTCGCACACGTAACGAGCGCATCGCACAAGGAACTAGCGTTAGGAATCGTGGATGCAGTCGCTGGCGTCCCAAAAGTACGCGATAGCGTTTCGCTTTATCTATCTCAGACTCCGTTGGACAGTCTGAGGGGATTTACATCGCCGGAATCGTTCTTGAGACAATTATTCCAAGTCCACAGAAGAAGTACGCCCGGGAATCACGTTTGTACGGATCGTGATGAATCCCACAGGGAAGAGAAACGCCGGAAACTTGAAGCTGCCCGTGGAACGACGCCGGGGACTCCAGACGATATTCGATATCGTATCGATAGATTATCTGACGATATTGATCACATATTATCACGAAAGCAAGAtctgactgaatttttttcaaataggcTCGACGTCATagctaataaaataatttctgctTTGCATGAAGGATGa
- the LOC124404752 gene encoding E3 ubiquitin-protein ligase LRSAM1-like isoform X2 codes for MFFCCFHIESIMSNLGKYGNKVQVDYKARLEHKLYLARENPEPVFDISECALKSVPSGIYSLCKVFRKKVLWMQCNKLSSLSGGGALSDLSLLTVLDLHDNCFTFLPGDIAYLTSLKELYLQNNAIRKLPIEILNLTNLSVLNVAQNNLKQLPESMGELRQLTVLDISHNKHLDKLPKSLGYSQLLSEIKIEGLRLSYPPQDVISGGVVVIVAFLARESGVEYAPENSIQTTDTTRNSSSENRQMSYQNIDNDIQEHRQNALLEVEKNIREQQKYEHKLQSSIKAHREKLLEDLALQQTQLEQEIEKVQQERDHDRARLLSYICNAEKEADNVIKEFLHHSEEERQSQAELLDKEKLEEVQLLAASHSAQFNLRTKDTLSAMEELLGQELLTEQKLEEYTKFRDYTAQSLLSLEVRNNDHLTRIVQDQERTRQDLVISLRKDEALQKAAVTALLERSDTRSWSIVQQVNLVQAQLANLTAIELEKRKLETNQQINDIADKRVTLSIILMDLLQQQEKRREQLIETINQIAQQQHTDSSRRGSQFWLMQYQSLMETRPQGLLETLEPMLVRHLAIAGVMHCLPFLSTLQSLLPHITHEVLIEVGIKSANDRAAIILATENYLAEKKMNASEHLHEIPSAVPSAPEDEVGTSSNVVKNEDSQGINTTECVICLDMACQVIFLPCGHMCCCTECANKVATECPMCRSVVERRIRVLTT; via the exons ATGTTTTTTTGCTGCTTTCACATCGAATCAATCATGTCAAATTTGGGAAAATATGGAAATAAAGTTCAAGTCGACTACAAAGCTCGCCTCGAACACAAATTGTATCTG GCCCGAGAAAATCCAGAGCCCGTATTTGATATATCGGAATGCGCGCTGAAGAGTGTTCCGTCTGGTATATATTCCCTGTGTAAAGTATTTAGAAAGAAAGTTCTATGGATGCAATGCAACAAGTTAAGTTCGCTCTCAGGAGGTGGTGCCTTAAGCGATCTATCGCTTCTCACAGTATTGGATCTACACGACAATTGCTTCACTTTTTTACCGGGTGATATAGCTTACCTTACATCGCTCAAG GAACTGTACCTACAAAATAACGCGATCAGGAAGCTACCGATTGAAATACTCAATCTAACAAATTTATCAGTTCTTAATGTTGCccagaataatttgaaacaattacCGGAATCAATGGGAGAGCTACGCCAGCTCACTGTGCTCGACATAAGCCATAACAAACACCTTGATAAGCTACCTAAATCATTAGGTTACTCGCAGTTGTTAtcagagataaaaattgaaggacTGAGACTTTCTTACCCACCACAGGACGTAATCTCTGGTGGCGTTGTTGTGATAGTTGCTTTTTTGGCTAGAGAATCCGGGGTTGAATACGCCCCAGAAAATAGTATCCAAACAACGGACACCACTCGAAATTCAAGCTCTGAAAATAGACAAATGAGTTATCAGAATATAGACAATGATATTCAG GAACACCGACAAAACGCGCTTTTAGAAgtggagaaaaatattcgcGAGCAACAAAAATATGAGCACAAATTGCAGTCCTCAATCAAAGCTCACAGAGAAAAG CTTCTGGAGGATTTGGCGTTGCAACAAACACAATTGGAACAAGAAATCGAAAAGGTTCAACAGGAAAGAGACCATGATCGGGCACGCTTGCTATCTTATATCTGTAATG CTGAAAAAGAAGCTGACAATGTGATCAAGGAATTTCTGCATCATAGCGAAGAAGAGAGACAAAGCCAGGCAGAGCTTTTGGataaagaaaaacttgaagaAGTTCAATTACTGGCAGCAAGTCATTCGGCACAATTCAATCTGCGTACAAAAGACACCCTCa GCGCCATGGAAGAGTTGCTAGGACAGGAACTGCTAACTGAACAAAAACTTGAAGAGTATACCAAATTCCGTGATTATACCGCCCAATCTTTACTGAGCTT AGAAGTAAGGAACAATGATCACCTAACGCGGATAGTACAAGATCAGGAAAGAACAAGGCAAGATTTAGTAATAAGTCTGAGAAAAGATGAAGCACTACAAAAGGCTGCTGTCACTGCGTTACTTGAACGTAGTGATACACGTTCCTGGAGTATAGTGCAACAAGTGAATCTGGTTCAAGCACAGCTTGCGAATCTCACCGCCATAGAGTTGGAGAAACGAAAATTGGAAACAAACCAGCAGATT AATGATATCGCTGACAAAAGGGTGACCCTAAGCATCATTCTCATGGACTTATTACAGCAGcaagaaaaacgaagagaaCAGCTAATAGAAACCATTAATCAAATAGCGCAACAACAACATACAGAT AGTTCAAGAAGAGGTAGCCAATTCTGGCTAATGCAATATCAATCACTCATGGAAACCAGACCTCAAGGCTTACTGGAGACACTCGAGCCAATGTTAGTCAGACACTTAGCTATTGCGGGAGTGATGCATTGTCTGCCATTTTTGAGTACACTACAGTCACTTTTGCCACATATTACGCATGAGGTTCTAATAGAG GTTGGAATCAAGAGCGCAAATGATCGAGCAGCAATCATATTAGCTACAGAGAattatttagctgagaaaaaaatgaatgcgaGCGAGCATTTGCACGAGATTCCATCTGCTGTACCATCTGCGCCAGAAGACGAAGTTGGCACAAGTTCTAATGTGGTTAAAAACGAAGATTCACAGGGCATAAACACCACGGAATGTGTTATCTGCCTCGACATGGCT TGTCAAGTAATTTTCTTGCCCTGCGGACATATGTGCTGTTGCACGGAATGTGCGAATAAAGTAGCAACGGAGTGTCCAATGTGTCGCAGTGTTGTTGAGCGTAGAATACGAGTTTTAACAACATGA
- the LOC124404651 gene encoding uncharacterized protein LOC124404651 produces the protein MSSLRRPPGPVRQLSLQQPPRRQQVRRQRSAEDDNKPLQVFANPIRNRLQCQDGKVDPGRPKVRVAWDDDNQESVENGVAVIARQIPGKPRPPTARTKVTTRPAISEKATILYSRQELAERLRLAWKQREENRANIDIFLAQNAVESNCDSRPSSCATSAPSSGIRRREPIADPRTNRISSRVTPSSETRMSCTSVTMTPEKASHQEENIVASLKPSPSVLQESENGSVITVAKVPTDALMEKLEISKERASDQGSIPVQSTSNSDTIDAVAVFVDVEEGRTSLPDDGKISANRELPQKDGDEHQDVVEGELRDDGDVTVDDVPSSFCVPKKTDQDAGGVKESLTSSSTISAKTKRANFSNNTLHLQRISTNGSATTTASITPGQSTTERRERSQVPTQITREHNYGVSGVMSTVETGRMRRTNSAPPVQHRRQSSGAQSAGPGGRTHVSIVIDAPSIGPSSSSSQETKAELGAAAEALLKGSPSISNRAIKSAPIIKRRAKSGKRRSGGSGGGRISDGGEEEAQNSDGKSRRSGGRGRPSLQTKVPDVVTMVSLVSSADSDSDIDQNSPRDDKLIHELRSKLPTTPIIKTSSTAGCPAMASTLQRKPIKSVSFQQESFDFERDENPKDERKWGVVGVFGQQKFPVVCRSGGSALPTPEEATSWKSDDTPALSTTARNEFNDPEDAFIAPVTDREKRCLAVPIGDPIRDKKRRLLRTKSTPQHPCAPDERLLNSPVTPSTENSTLRTIRDHEVAIDKTTAFSAASNELPVSKTETRSEILGTETNPETKATSSFSEPQFQTRKERECWHLYRRMCDKGVYVSFDTVLRGMLTPTEYRLRQKEASPSDC, from the exons ATGTCGAGTCTACGACGTCCTCCTGGTCCAGTGCGTCAGTTGTCGCTGCAGCAGCCTCCGCGACGTCAACAAGTACGACGTCAGCGATCGGCTGAGGACGACAACAAGCCACTGCAGGTGTTCGCGAATCCGATACGAAATCGGCTTCAGTGTCAAGATGGAAAGGTGGACCCGGGTCGTCCGAAGGTGCGGGTTGCGTGGGACGATGACAACCAGGAGTCGGTGGAGAACGGGGTGGCGGTTATCGCGAGGCAGATACCAGGGAAGCCGAGACCACCAACGGCGAGGACGAAGGTCACCACTCGTCCAGCGATAAGCGAAAAAGCCACGATTCTATACTCGAGACAAGAATTGGCCGAGAGGTTACGCCTCGCGTGGAAACAGCGAGAAGAGAACAGAGCCAACATCGATATATTCCTTGCCCAAAACGCCGTCGAATCAAACTGCGACTCAAGGCCATCGTCCTGCGCGACTTCCGCACCATCCTCGGGAATAAGAAGACGAGAACCGATCGCCGATCCGCGGACCAACAGGATAAGCTCTCGAGTGACGCCGAGCAGTGAAACAAGGATGTCATGCACATCCGTAACGATGACACCTGAGAAAGCGTCGCACCAAGAAGAAAACATCGTTGCAAGTTTAAAACCATCACCTAGTGTTCTGCAAGAATCGGAGAACGGATCAGTCATCACCGTGGCAAAAGTCCCGACGGATGCTCTTATGGAAAAGCTTGAAATATCCAAGGAAAGAGCATCtgatcagggttcgattcctgTTCAGTCAACTTCCAATTCAGACACCATCGATGCAGTTGCGGTTTTTGTCGACGTCGAGGAGGGCAGGACCAGTCTTCCAGATGATGGCAAAATTTCAGCGAACCGAGAACTGCCGCAGAAGGATGGCGATGAGCATCAGGACGTGGTGGAGGGGGAGCTGAGAGACGATGGAGACGTGACGGTAGATGATGTGCCCTCTTCTTTTTGCGTTCCGAAGAAGACGGACCAAGACGCCGGTGGCGTCAAGGAGTCATTAACGTCATCGTCGACGATAAGCGCGAAGACTAAGCgagcaaatttttcaaacaatacgCTTCACTTGCAaagaatttcgacgaacggatcagcaacaacaacagcatcAATTACTCCTGGACAAAGTACAACAGAGCGGCGAGAAAGAAGTCAAGTCCCGACTCAGATCACTAGGGAGCATAATTACGGTGTTAGTGGTGTAATGTCAACGGTAGAAACGGGCCGAATGCGGCGAACAAATTCGGCACCACCGGTCCAGCATCGTCGACAATCATCTGGTGCCCAGAGCGCAGGACCAGGTGGTAGAACCCATGTCAGCATAGTAATCGACGCGCCGTCAATCGGGCCATCGTCTTCGTCATCGCAGGAAACGAAGGCAGAATTGGGGGCAGCGGCCGAAGCGCTGTTGAAAGGATCACCCTCAATTTCCAATCGGGCGATAAAATCAGCTCCGATAATAAAAAGGCGAGCGAAAAGCGGCAAGCGACGATCGGGCGGAAGTGGTGGAGGCAGGATAAGCGACGGGGGTGAAGAAGAGGCCCAGAATTCGGACGGTAAGTCCCGACGTTCTGGGGGACGAGGACGACCCTCGCTCCAGACGAAGGTCCCCGACGTTGTCACGATGGTGTCTCTCGTCAGTTCGGCCGACAGCGACAGCGACATCGACCAGAACTCACCGAGGGATGACAAGCTCATTCATGAGCTCAGAAGCAAGCTGCCAACCACACCCATCATTAAGACATCATCTACTGCAGGATGTCCGGCAATGGCTTCAACACTTCAAAGGAAACCCATCAAgtcag TGTCCTTTCAACAGGAATCGTTCGACTTTGAAAGGGACGAAAACCCGAAGGACGAACGGAAGTGGGGAGTGGTCGGAGTATTCGGACAGCAAAAATTTCCGGTCGTATGCCGAAGCGGAGGAAGTGCTCTTCCAACACCGGAAGAAGCGACGAGTTGGAAATCCGACGACACTCCGGCGCTCTCGACGACCGCGAGAAACGAATTCAATGATCCTGAGGACGCTTTCATCGCCCCGGTAACCGATCGGGAAAAAAGATGTCTGGCTGTTCCGATCGGAGATCCGATTCGCGACAAGAAACGGAGGCTTCTGCGGACGAAAAGCACGCCGCAGCATCCCTG tGCTCCTGACGAGAGACTTTTGAACTCTCCGGTTACACCTTCCACGGAGAATTCGACTTTGAGAACGATTAGAGATCACGAGGTTGCAATTGATAAGACGACCGCTTTTTCAGCCGCGAGTAACGAACTTCCGGTGTCTAAG ACCGAAACAAGGAGCGAAATACTGGGAACAGAAACAAATCCAGAGACTAAAGCGACGTCTTCTTTCTCTGAGCCGCAATTTCAAACGAGGAAAGAACGCGAATGCTGGCATTTGTATAGAAGGATGTGCGATAAAGGAGTTTACGTATCGTTCGACACTGTTCTCAG AGGCATGCTAACACCAACGGAATACCGGTTGCGGCAAAAGGAAGCATCGCCATCTGACTGCTGA
- the LOC124404752 gene encoding E3 ubiquitin-protein ligase LRSAM1-like isoform X1 → MFFCCFHIESIMSNLGKYGNKVQVDYKARLEHKLYLARENPEPVFDISECALKSVPSGIYSLCKVFRKKVLWMQCNKLSSLSGGGALSDLSLLTVLDLHDNCFTFLPGDIAYLTSLKELYLQNNAIRKLPIEILNLTNLSVLNVAQNNLKQLPESMGELRQLTVLDISHNKHLDKLPKSLGYSQLLSEIKIEGLRLSYPPQDVISGGVVVIVAFLARESGVEYAPENSIQTTDTTRNSSSENRQMSYQNIDNDIQATLMKLEKNKEHRQNALLEVEKNIREQQKYEHKLQSSIKAHREKLLEDLALQQTQLEQEIEKVQQERDHDRARLLSYICNAEKEADNVIKEFLHHSEEERQSQAELLDKEKLEEVQLLAASHSAQFNLRTKDTLSAMEELLGQELLTEQKLEEYTKFRDYTAQSLLSLEVRNNDHLTRIVQDQERTRQDLVISLRKDEALQKAAVTALLERSDTRSWSIVQQVNLVQAQLANLTAIELEKRKLETNQQINDIADKRVTLSIILMDLLQQQEKRREQLIETINQIAQQQHTDSSRRGSQFWLMQYQSLMETRPQGLLETLEPMLVRHLAIAGVMHCLPFLSTLQSLLPHITHEVLIEVGIKSANDRAAIILATENYLAEKKMNASEHLHEIPSAVPSAPEDEVGTSSNVVKNEDSQGINTTECVICLDMACQVIFLPCGHMCCCTECANKVATECPMCRSVVERRIRVLTT, encoded by the exons ATGTTTTTTTGCTGCTTTCACATCGAATCAATCATGTCAAATTTGGGAAAATATGGAAATAAAGTTCAAGTCGACTACAAAGCTCGCCTCGAACACAAATTGTATCTG GCCCGAGAAAATCCAGAGCCCGTATTTGATATATCGGAATGCGCGCTGAAGAGTGTTCCGTCTGGTATATATTCCCTGTGTAAAGTATTTAGAAAGAAAGTTCTATGGATGCAATGCAACAAGTTAAGTTCGCTCTCAGGAGGTGGTGCCTTAAGCGATCTATCGCTTCTCACAGTATTGGATCTACACGACAATTGCTTCACTTTTTTACCGGGTGATATAGCTTACCTTACATCGCTCAAG GAACTGTACCTACAAAATAACGCGATCAGGAAGCTACCGATTGAAATACTCAATCTAACAAATTTATCAGTTCTTAATGTTGCccagaataatttgaaacaattacCGGAATCAATGGGAGAGCTACGCCAGCTCACTGTGCTCGACATAAGCCATAACAAACACCTTGATAAGCTACCTAAATCATTAGGTTACTCGCAGTTGTTAtcagagataaaaattgaaggacTGAGACTTTCTTACCCACCACAGGACGTAATCTCTGGTGGCGTTGTTGTGATAGTTGCTTTTTTGGCTAGAGAATCCGGGGTTGAATACGCCCCAGAAAATAGTATCCAAACAACGGACACCACTCGAAATTCAAGCTCTGAAAATAGACAAATGAGTTATCAGAATATAGACAATGATATTCAG gCGACGTTAAtgaagttagaaaaaaacaag GAACACCGACAAAACGCGCTTTTAGAAgtggagaaaaatattcgcGAGCAACAAAAATATGAGCACAAATTGCAGTCCTCAATCAAAGCTCACAGAGAAAAG CTTCTGGAGGATTTGGCGTTGCAACAAACACAATTGGAACAAGAAATCGAAAAGGTTCAACAGGAAAGAGACCATGATCGGGCACGCTTGCTATCTTATATCTGTAATG CTGAAAAAGAAGCTGACAATGTGATCAAGGAATTTCTGCATCATAGCGAAGAAGAGAGACAAAGCCAGGCAGAGCTTTTGGataaagaaaaacttgaagaAGTTCAATTACTGGCAGCAAGTCATTCGGCACAATTCAATCTGCGTACAAAAGACACCCTCa GCGCCATGGAAGAGTTGCTAGGACAGGAACTGCTAACTGAACAAAAACTTGAAGAGTATACCAAATTCCGTGATTATACCGCCCAATCTTTACTGAGCTT AGAAGTAAGGAACAATGATCACCTAACGCGGATAGTACAAGATCAGGAAAGAACAAGGCAAGATTTAGTAATAAGTCTGAGAAAAGATGAAGCACTACAAAAGGCTGCTGTCACTGCGTTACTTGAACGTAGTGATACACGTTCCTGGAGTATAGTGCAACAAGTGAATCTGGTTCAAGCACAGCTTGCGAATCTCACCGCCATAGAGTTGGAGAAACGAAAATTGGAAACAAACCAGCAGATT AATGATATCGCTGACAAAAGGGTGACCCTAAGCATCATTCTCATGGACTTATTACAGCAGcaagaaaaacgaagagaaCAGCTAATAGAAACCATTAATCAAATAGCGCAACAACAACATACAGAT AGTTCAAGAAGAGGTAGCCAATTCTGGCTAATGCAATATCAATCACTCATGGAAACCAGACCTCAAGGCTTACTGGAGACACTCGAGCCAATGTTAGTCAGACACTTAGCTATTGCGGGAGTGATGCATTGTCTGCCATTTTTGAGTACACTACAGTCACTTTTGCCACATATTACGCATGAGGTTCTAATAGAG GTTGGAATCAAGAGCGCAAATGATCGAGCAGCAATCATATTAGCTACAGAGAattatttagctgagaaaaaaatgaatgcgaGCGAGCATTTGCACGAGATTCCATCTGCTGTACCATCTGCGCCAGAAGACGAAGTTGGCACAAGTTCTAATGTGGTTAAAAACGAAGATTCACAGGGCATAAACACCACGGAATGTGTTATCTGCCTCGACATGGCT TGTCAAGTAATTTTCTTGCCCTGCGGACATATGTGCTGTTGCACGGAATGTGCGAATAAAGTAGCAACGGAGTGTCCAATGTGTCGCAGTGTTGTTGAGCGTAGAATACGAGTTTTAACAACATGA